The nucleotide window GATTGTTGAATAGTCTTTAGCAATTTCAACTGCCCCTACAAGCTGACCTTGAAGCATGATGGGGATTGTGGTATTGATTGTATCAATAAATTGTCCATTTATATTTTGATAGCGCTGCGCTTGCTGCACAATGGCTTGCTTGGTTTGAAGCACTTGTAATAGGGTACTTGTTTCCTTTGTTAAAGAAGGAAACGCCTCTAGCACATGCTTGCCGAGTACTTCCCTTGGCGTCAATCCATCATGTCTGGCCGCTACTTCATTATAAAAAATGGTAATTCCGTTTTTATCCACCGCATGAATAGCTTCATCAATCGCATTCAAAATGCCACGAATCATTTCACCTTCACTATTTTTTCTCACATTCTCACCATCCCCTAACTGCCGAAAAACAAGCATTTATGTGCTTGTTTTTCGGCACCCCAACATAAAAGTAGCTAAAATTCTGTTTCTACGCTTTACTTATATCCTTTACCCACACATTCATATCCTCTAGCTTATCAAAAATATAACAATTGTTTACCAGACGTCCTCTATATTGATAGCCTAGCTTCCAAAATGCAGCATTCATGCCATACGACAAAGAGCGCGCGATTGTATAAGCACAGTAAATTGATTCATCCTGCAAATCGCACTCTAATTGTTTTAGAAGCTCCTTCATTAAGCCATACTGACGATCTTCCTCTAATGTAGCGCAGTTTGTAAGCTCCGCATTTTTTTGCAATGCATCTATTTCCGCAGATGCCGCGCTGACAATAACACCATCTTTTTCATACACACGATATATAGTTCCTTCTTGCATCGTTTGTGCAACATAGCTTGCTTCATTTAAAGGAGTGGGGTAGATTTGAAATACAGTCCCGTATAATGCCGCCAGTTGCTTCGCATCCGCCACTGTTGCTTTTCGGCTATGGTAGTCAATTGGCACATTTTTCTCCTTCGGTGTGCTGTTTCGTACAGAAGCAACAATGTGGTCTCCTTGGGACCAATAATTGCTGTTGCGCCGATTTTGATCGCTATATTTCACCATAAACAACATATGACTGCCTTGAAAATAGCCATCTACTATCGCTTCCATTATATAACCAGCATGTAAAAACTGCTGTACATGCTCTCCTCTTGCTTTAATAATCAGTTTTGTGTACTGATAATGCCGCGCTAATTCTTCTGTTTTGTCAATCATATCTCTCACACTACCTCTATACAAATCTACTCGAATTCTTTCGTTAAAATGATCAAGTGCTGCTTCCATATAGAAAGTAGGTGCCTTAAGCTTGAAATTTTCATAGTATGTGTTCGCTTTCATATACGTCCTCACTTTCCTGCACACCACACCAATCCAATAATGTACATGCAATTGTCTCAGCTGCAATCCATATTTGCTCCAAGTCTATATATTCATCTGGATAATGAGCCACTTTTGTTTCACCAGG belongs to Ectobacillus sp. JY-23 and includes:
- the ablB gene encoding putative beta-lysine N-acetyltransferase, yielding MKANTYYENFKLKAPTFYMEAALDHFNERIRVDLYRGSVRDMIDKTEELARHYQYTKLIIKARGEHVQQFLHAGYIMEAIVDGYFQGSHMLFMVKYSDQNRRNSNYWSQGDHIVASVRNSTPKEKNVPIDYHSRKATVADAKQLAALYGTVFQIYPTPLNEASYVAQTMQEGTIYRVYEKDGVIVSAASAEIDALQKNAELTNCATLEEDRQYGLMKELLKQLECDLQDESIYCAYTIARSLSYGMNAAFWKLGYQYRGRLVNNCYIFDKLEDMNVWVKDISKA